The [Pantoea] beijingensis genomic sequence CAATTTCAGAGCCCATGGTTTATCAGCTTCATGGTCGTTGTTACGCTGCTGTTTAGCGCCAATCTGTTCGGTTTATTCTATTTGCGGTTACCCTCCTCGCTGAACACCCGGCTGGCAACCCATGAAGGCAAGGGTCTCAGTGGTCATTTCTGGCAAGGTGCATTTGCCACACTATTGGCTACGCCGTGTTCTGCACCTTTTCTGGGTACCGCGGTAGCCTTTGCACTCGCAGCCTCACTGCCTATGCTGTGGGCCATTTTTATTGCACTGGGTATCGGAATGAGTCTGCCCTGGTTGTTGATAGCCGCCAGGCCGTCGCTGGCGCTACGATTACCGCGTCCGGGCCGCTGGATGAATGCTCTGCGTATCGTGCTGGGCCTGCTTATGCTGGCATCCTGTTTCTGGCTGCTAAGCCTGCTAACCCACCATATTGGTACGATAAAAACCCTGATAGTTGCGGCGGCAATACTCTTGCTGTTGCTGTTGGCCATGGTGAAAAGATGTGGCGCCAAAACGGCGTCGTTAGTTACAGCGGTATCTCTGCTCGTCGCAGGTGCGCTGTTTTTTCTTCATTCGCTGACTAACAGTCTGTGGCACCCGTCACTGCAGGATAATATTCCGTGGCAACCGCTTTCTGAACATGCGATCCAACAGGCGCTGGCTGAGAATAAACGCGTGTTTGTTGACGTCACTGCCGACTGGTGTGTGACCTGTAAAGCAAACAAACTCAACGTCCTGATGCGTGATGATGTACAAAAAGCCCTACGGGCAGACGACGTGGTCGCACTGCGCGGTGACTGGAGTCGCCCATCCCCGGAGATCACCACCTTCTTGCAGCGTCGCGGGAGTGTGGCCGTGCCATTTAATCAAATCTACGGGCCTGGCACCCCCAATGGCACAGCACTTTCCCCCTTACTCAACCGCGAAACCTTATTAAAAACACTGAATGAAGCCAAAGGAATTGAGAAATGAAAAAACTAATGCTCACGTTATTGTTTGTTGCGACGCCGTTATGGGCGGCTCCTTTCACGCCAGCCCAGGAGACGCGGATAAAAGAGCTTATCCGCGAAACGCTGGTTCAAAACCCGGATATTTTGGCGCAGGCAGCCGATGCCTATAATCAGCAGGCAGAGGCGCAGCAGAAGGATGTTGTCAGTCAGGTAGTTGAAAAAAATAAGCAGTCGCTCTTTGACGATCCGGGCTCACCGCGTATCGGTGCGAAAGAGGCCAGGCTGACGCTGGTATCCTTTACCGATTACAACTGTCCATACTGTAAGCAATTTGATCCGCTAATGGAAAAGCTGGTTAAGGCACATCCTGATGTCGCAGTTATTATCAAGCCGTTACCGTATCGTTCTGAAAGCTCGCTGACTTCTGCACGCGCAGCGCTAACGCTTTGGGAGCAGAATCCCAAACAGTGGCCAGCTCTGCATCAGCGCTTAATGGCGAAGAAAGGATATCACGACGACGCCAGTATTCAGGCTGCCGAAGCAAAAGTTGGCGTTACGCTAAAAGAGCCGAGTAAACAGAGCCTTGATACTGTGAACACGAATCTTAAACTCGCACAGCAGTTAGGGATTCAGGGCACGCCAGCCACGCTGATCGGTTCGACGCTGCTCCCGGGCGCCGTGCCTTACGAACAGTTAGAAGAGATGGTGACTCAACAGCTTGCGACATTAAAATGAGTAAGCTCAAACGCTGGGGGCGGGATATATTGATACTGGCGTTCGTCATGGGAGGCGCCATGTTTGTGATGGATCGCTTTCGGGCACCGCAGGCGCCGCTCGCCTTCGCCAGTCAACCGCTGCATACCCTTGATGGTACGGATGTCACTCTGGACGCATTAAGTGCAGAGAAACCCCTGCTGGTCTATTTTTGGGCCAGTTGGTGTAGCGTATGCCGGGTGACAACCCCCACCGTCGCGAGGATCGCGCAGCAAGGCGGCAACGTTATTAGCGTGGCGCTACGTTCGGGCGATGATGAAAAAGTGCAGCGCTATCTGCAGGCCAGGCAGTTCCCGTTAACAACCGTCAATGATGAAAAAGGCCAGCTTTCTGCCAACTGGCAGATTGGCGTAACACCAACGTTGGTCGTGATTAACAAAGGCAAAGTGGTGAGCACCACCACGGGTTGGACCAGTGGCTGGGGCATGAAGCTACGGTTGTGGTGGGCAGCACGTACTGCATAATACAAGGGGCGGAAACGCCCCTTTCACCTGCCGACGACTGACGTTAGCCGCAATAAACCCGGCTAATATTTCCAGCACGATCGCCCATGAAATTCACGCGTTTCATGTTGAAATCCATCGTGACAACAGAATCGTGCGGGATCGCACGCATGGGTACGGCAAAGCGCACACTGTCCAGTGAGGACAATGGCTTACCGACATAGCCCTGATAGTGTGAAGCACCACACATATCATCGTTACTCTCCACAGCCTGTGCCGCAGAATCCTGTCGAGCGGTACTGCAGGCAGCCAGCGTGAAAAGCGCCGCTACCGTCAATACTTTCCCATAAAATTTCACGTATCCACTCCTCGTTGACGTGTTTTAACACTTATTTCCCTTAAAGATTAACAGATTGCATAATCGAATGAGAATCGTTTTTGTGCTTAACCGTCAGACGTTAAATCCGGAAGCAAAAGTGGCACGCATCGCTCAAAAATCGCTCACCAGAGGGGTACAATAGTAAGACTAATCTTAGGAGGTGCGATGGAACTCGTCATTTTTGTTGGTTTCGCGGTAGTGATGACCCTGGTTGCCGTCAGAGTACGTTAAGCCACCGAAATCAACGCAGATCTGATCTGTTATTTATCATCTATTACCCGGCGTCTGTTACGGCGGAATACGCGTGGGTTGCCGTATCACACTCGACAGCATCTTACGTGATTGATAAGATTTTGCTCCCCTCCTCTATTGCGAGCCGAGCATGAACGCTCAAACTGACAGAGTAACCATGACGCTATTTTATGCAGGGACATTTGCTCTGTATTATCTGGTCACTTTTCTGATTACCCTGTTTCCCAACTTCAGCGCGTTACGCGCCGATGGATTACTGGTTCCGGTGATTTGCCTGTTTGAATTCGCCGTACTTTTTCCGTTATATCGCTTTTATCAGACACGCCGCGACGATATCCCTCTCGGGAAGCTGCAACTAAAAAATGCTCTGCTATTTATCGCTGCGCTGATATTACTGATGCTGCTGCAAACACAGTTATTACAGCCCGAAAAATGGCTGGAGGATCAGTCCCGGCAACAGTTTTCCGCCGTGATTATTATGGTTTTTTCAGCTGTAATACTGGCACCGATATTTGAAGAGATTTTGTTTCGTGGTTTTTTATTGCAGGGATTTTTACTTTGGGCACCAAACAGCCGCCTTGCTTGTATAACGCTAACTTCGATTCTGTTCGCCGTGATGCATACGCAGTATGTCCACTGGCAAACGATCATCATGCTAATTCTATTTTCTCTCCTGCTTTGCTATGCGCGGATAAAATCAAACAGTATGAAACTGCCAATCCTGTTGCACATGCTCAATAACCTGGTGGCAATGCTGCCCGCGCTGTATGCCGCCCTGAATTGACAGCCATTCAGCACCAGAAGTCTGCCGGAATGCCAGCATATCGGGCAGAGAGACAGCACTCTGCCCGACAAGTTTATAAAATGGCTGAACCGGAAGCGCTTTTATGTTTATCGGCTTCAAAATGCTCTTTAAACTGTTCGTAAATGGAGATCATATTTGACGCATCCCCTTGTAGTGGGCTGAGCTTCCCCGCACGGACCAGTTCAATAACTAACTGAAGTGCTGCCTGTTTTGGGCTACTGGATGGATGTGCAATTTCGGTCATGGTCGTCATAAAGCTCCCGGAATTAAAGTGAAAAACTAACCTTACCAAGTTTAACGGAAGCCGGTTATCTTTTTCAAAAGAGATGCTTAGCGCCCTCCCAATCCCGTTCACTTTTTATGCTGTTTCAACCAGTTTTGCATTTGCTCAATTTCAGGCTGCTGCGCCACAATGATCTGCTGTGCCAGCTTGCGCATTTCAGGATCCTTGCCATGCTGCAATTCCGTTTTCGCCATATCAATGGCCCCCTGATGGTGGGCTGTCATCCCTTGCGCAAAAGCGACATCAGGATCGTCGGCAATCATGCCCTGCATCATATCGTGATGCATTTTATCCATACCTTTCTGGTAGCTCTGCTGCGCTTCACTACTTTCACCGTGTGACATTTCCATCTTATCTGCGGCCAATGAACTTAATGGCAACAGGCATGCCGTCAGTAATAAAACGTTCATTTTTCTCATTCGCGAGCCCTCATGTGTTGAGAATTTAACCTTATGGGATGTAGGGTAAACCTTCCCCCTACGGTAAGGTCAACCCGCGAACTCACATGCCGCGTAGAAAAACGCTCACGCAAAGCAGGCTTCTCGAATATGCATGTTGTGATGTGCGTACGGCATAACGATTTCACGCCAGCGTGAAGACGTTCACCACGTTCCGTTCAGACAATCGATAACGTTCGATTTTCCACAAACGCGCCATACAGATACAAAAAATCTGAATTGCACGATCCTCCATTGATTTGATTCCAGGAAGTTCTAGAATAGTCTTATTACAGGCAAAGCGATTCCAGCGATGCCAATTTGGCTTAGCTGTAGACAGGTGAAGCGCGCTGAATAGCCACCTTTACCGACGATTAAGTTAAATTTTTTGCAAAAGAATGGCGAAAACCAGATACATACGTGATATTTTTTTTGCCAGTGCCCAATAATGAAACAACTTTAAAACAAAGGTTACACTTTAAATCGCCGCCATTCGGTGATTCTCGCAGCAAAACAGGATGGACTATAATGAAAAGCCTTCAGATTTCTAAGGTTGCCTTAGCCCGTGCGCTTTGTGCATCGGTAGCCATTATCCTCTCTCAGACGGCAACGGCTGAGACCGTGACTATTTCGCTCTCACAGGAGCAGGATGGCGGTCCCCAGGGACGAGCCTGCATCTACGTTTATCAGGGTAAAGCCGAATTTCGCATGATAAAAGCGGATGAATCATGTGAGCCGCAAATTACCGTTGATGTTAAAAAGACTTAACGTCATGAGTCTCGTTAGATCCGGTAAAATTGAGTAAAAATAGAAAGAAAAAACGACATTAGCTCAATCCGACAATCCTTAACCCACCTCACTCAACTACACTCAGC encodes the following:
- a CDS encoding DsbA family protein, which gives rise to MKKLMLTLLFVATPLWAAPFTPAQETRIKELIRETLVQNPDILAQAADAYNQQAEAQQKDVVSQVVEKNKQSLFDDPGSPRIGAKEARLTLVSFTDYNCPYCKQFDPLMEKLVKAHPDVAVIIKPLPYRSESSLTSARAALTLWEQNPKQWPALHQRLMAKKGYHDDASIQAAEAKVGVTLKEPSKQSLDTVNTNLKLAQQLGIQGTPATLIGSTLLPGAVPYEQLEEMVTQQLATLK
- a CDS encoding CPBP family intramembrane glutamic endopeptidase — encoded protein: MNAQTDRVTMTLFYAGTFALYYLVTFLITLFPNFSALRADGLLVPVICLFEFAVLFPLYRFYQTRRDDIPLGKLQLKNALLFIAALILLMLLQTQLLQPEKWLEDQSRQQFSAVIIMVFSAVILAPIFEEILFRGFLLQGFLLWAPNSRLACITLTSILFAVMHTQYVHWQTIIMLILFSLLLCYARIKSNSMKLPILLHMLNNLVAMLPALYAALN
- a CDS encoding protein disulfide oxidoreductase; translated protein: MSKLKRWGRDILILAFVMGGAMFVMDRFRAPQAPLAFASQPLHTLDGTDVTLDALSAEKPLLVYFWASWCSVCRVTTPTVARIAQQGGNVISVALRSGDDEKVQRYLQARQFPLTTVNDEKGQLSANWQIGVTPTLVVINKGKVVSTTTGWTSGWGMKLRLWWAARTA
- a CDS encoding I78 family peptidase inhibitor, whose protein sequence is MKFYGKVLTVAALFTLAACSTARQDSAAQAVESNDDMCGASHYQGYVGKPLSSLDSVRFAVPMRAIPHDSVVTMDFNMKRVNFMGDRAGNISRVYCG
- the copM gene encoding CopM family metallochaperone, with protein sequence MRKMNVLLLTACLLPLSSLAADKMEMSHGESSEAQQSYQKGMDKMHHDMMQGMIADDPDVAFAQGMTAHHQGAIDMAKTELQHGKDPEMRKLAQQIIVAQQPEIEQMQNWLKQHKK